ttttcctatggaagtcaatggttaccggttttcaacatacttcaaaatatcttcttcagtgttcaacaggagaaagacaCTCATGACGGTTTAACACCACTAGAGGGAGAGTACACAGAGCACGTCTTCATCTGTGGGTGAACTGAGCCTTTAAGGAGATATAACAACACATCACTGCACAACAGCCGAGCAGGAGAGCGTCTGCAACATCTACACACGACTCCGACTTACATCTACTCCAATAACCGCCGGGTTTCTATTGTTAAATCACTGCTTCACTAGTATAGTCATTACTGAACCAATATACAGCGTCAGGAGTAGAGTAATGCTGCAGTCACATTGAACAGAAGCAAACTAAATGATAACGGTTAATGAATGAACAGTTAGCATGACGGTATCTCGGCATTTAAACAGTGTTTTTAGGCTTAATGCTGATATATGATGCTGTTACCCCCACAGCAGTGAAGGGTGGGCTGATCGCTGCACATGCACATCTGGAGCAGCCGTCGTGCTCTTCAGCCTCGGCTCATGCGTTTAGTCCCTGAACTACAGCAGAACAGCCTGCTCTCTGTGTAAGTGGACACAAGGACAGTGTAAACGGTACAAATAAGAGATGTATAGCACTGCAGACACAGCTCTGTCGTCCAGATATCCACACACTCTTACTCTCTACACTAGACTAGAGTAGAGTATAGTGTTGTGTTCAGACATCAGACAACACAAGCTCAATCACCTGACAGTGGAGGAAGCGTAAATAAGATTATTACACACTCCTATTGGGAAATATCTGGCATTGGGATAGTCATTTTCAGCtctatatattgtgatatatatatattacgatATCATTAGTTATACTTGGTAAGTAAGGTTCAGTTCTCGCTCTTAGCAGACCATGTTGCTTCAGTAAACTCCAACTTACCTGCTTATATAGagttattaaggtagtttaggtgttggattagggatgtagaatatgatcatgtgctttataagtactaataagcagccaatatctcaataacaCGCACACTAATAAGCTACTAGTGAATAGTGAGAACGGCTCCCTACAGAGTCACCGAATGCATTcatattgattgggatgattctgaagggggcgtcatggtggcgcagtgtgtagcaccatctggtttgagtctcagctgggtcagttggtgtttgtgtgtggagtttgcatgttctccctgtgttggcgtgggtttcctccgggtgctccggtttcagtccaaacttatgcgctataggggaactgatcaactacactggtgtgtgtgtgtgtgagtgtttcccagtattgggttgcggctagaagggcatccgctgtgtaaaacataagctggattaagttgttggttcattccgctgtggtgaagcTGAGGGAAAATAACTGAATGTGTAGtggagtgaatcatgcataacATGTACTAATCAGACTACAAGCACAGGTCAAGAGAGAGTTtgtagatatctggactagaacAGGACACAGCCTCTGTGTAAGAGCAGTGTTAGCAGTAGCTTTAGGGTGGGTAGTTTACCATATTAACACGTCCCTGCTTTAATTACGGGCTGATGATAGAGTTTAACCACGGCAGAGCGCGAGACACTTTCTGTAAGATGTATCCGCTCCTGCAGTCGGCTCCCGCCGGCCGGCTCACCATCCCCGTCAGGAAGAAGACCTCTCGGTGCAGCGTCAGCACTGGACTGCCCTGCCCAAACACACAGTCTGCTTTAGCCCGCGGCAGACTGCACATCAGCTTATTACTGGACACCTGCAGACACAGAGGAAACAGCAACAACATGCATGTTAGATATCACTACAGCTGAAGGCAGAGTTATTCACCCCCTGATTATTCCCCCAGTTTCTGTGTATCAGAGAGCAGATTCCTCCAGCACATCTCTGATCATAACAgtgttcataactcatctctaatagctgatgtgttcctcttctccatgatgacagcacataatattagactggatcttcttcaagacactagtgttcagcttacagtgacatgtaaaggcttcactagggtaatcagggtaaagtttcccagtactgggttgcagctggaagggcatctgctgtgtaaaacatatgccggaaaagttggtggttcattctactgtggcgacccctgattaataaagaaactaagcttaggggaatgaatgaatactttttTGCACTCTTGAGGGCCCCCTGGTGGCCGCTGGGCCCTAATCACCTGCTCAGTTTGCTTATGCCTAGGGCCCGCTCTGATACTATGGATGACAAAACCAGCAAAAACAATAGCAAAATAAATgcgcaaatatttaaataaatgcatacattcctgcataaataaaacaataatgaaataaatatttatatgaatataaaaaaaatccacaaactcctgcataaataaatatatagataatgAATAGTGTGTGCAGGGAAATAATTACAGGAATGTTGGGGGATTAGGAAAATGCTAAACTAAAACCTTTGTTTATTCATTCTGGAATGTAGCTGCGTATTTATTTTTCCTCAAGTCAGCATGTTATATgcaagtacataaataaatacacaacaacGTAAATGCTTGGAAAGAGGGTAAAAATAAACTTGTCTTATTCCCCCAACATTCctgtaatttatataattatttacgcgcactattacatatttacatatttattcatgCAGGAATTTGTGAAGCTTTATATACACTGATGtatttatttgctcatttgtttatttattgttttatttattaatttactcaggtatttacatatttgcatatttagttAATGGAGGAAGGataactctgacttcagctgtagctCTGAGGCTGTGACCCCTCACTGATCTCCTCTATAAGCCGGCAGATGTGCACACCTGAGCGGAGTGTTGCCGTGAGCAGTCCTGCAGTGTTTGATAGGACAGGTGGTTCAGCAGCAGGTGTCCTTCAATGCCGTCCTCAGTGGGCGTGTCCTTCCAGCCGGTGACCACGCCCATGTACTGTCCCGCCGTCAGCACGCGGTCTGCAAAGTCTCTCTCTGGAAGGCAGGCCGCCGCCACGCTCTTCTTGAAGATGATCCTGTCCCGGAGCTCCAGCAGCGCCAGGTCATTCTCAGCTGTACCTGAGCTGTGCAGAGGGTGGAGGTGCACCTGCCGGACCGCCAGAGTCTGACCTGACGACTCGAACATCGTCATACGCTTACCTGCGGAGGAGTAGATAACGCAACATCATTAGCATCCATCACCTACAGATACGTGATGCGCATGCGGCTCTGTCCCAAATCACACACTACTTACACCATCCATACTACAAGCTGAGGTAGAatcgtgcatgagtgtgtgttgtgtgttcagtgagTGTAGATGAGCGCACTGACCCACTGCCACCTGGAAGTCGGGGTGTTTTCTGGCACACTGCGCAGTGGTCAGAACCAGATTCTCCTTCAGGATGACGCCGCTGCAGAAGCCGGAGGATCCCCGCAGGAGCATCgcctacacacacacgcacgcacacacgcacgcacgcacgcacgcacgcacgcacgcacgcgcacacacacacacacacacatacacacacacacacacacacagacagtgagTGAGAGCAGCGCTGCAGTGCACCAGGCTCGATCACAGGAGGGTGAAGTGTGTGTTCTGGACCTGCCAGGGACACTCCTCCGGGCCGCAGGGGAATCCTTCATATTCCGATTTGATGTTTTCTGACTGCCGTCGCTCCCACTGACTCACGCTGCCCACTTTACCACAGGGAAAcgtcactgaacacacacacagagagagagagagagagagtcaacaCTCACTGCAGGGCTGCTTCTGCTCACACTTGAGGCTGTGTATGCCTGTTGGAGCAGCCCTGTTTACAAGGCAGGAATGGtacagtcaaaataaaacaaattatagaGGGGTCGTTCACCCAAACGGTAAAAGCCTGCCATCATTTACTTGGTTTACCCTTTAAGAGtgtctttctcctgttgaacactaaagaagatattctgaagaatgttgagaatggaagtcaatggttaccggtttccagcattcttcagaatatcttcttcagtgttcaacaggagaaagacaCTCAGATAGGTCTGAAACCAGTTGAGGGAGAGTTAATACTGGGTAAATATCAGTTCTGGGTGAACGGACCCTCACACAGTAACTCTGCATTAAAAGCACATGTATAAAGTGTACGGTGGAGAGTGTGTCCTGCTAATATACAtatctgaaattataaatattttggttAATGTTGTAAGAAACACAATGAGGGTAAAGCCACATGTTTGGTCaggatttattttaaatctctTCAACTGTTCATTAATAATAGTTGAGTTTTATAGATTTATAATAAAGCCTGAAGACTAACTATTAATATGAACTAACTAATAActaggccagacagaatctgcaggcattgtgtgctatttctgtgcagaattttgtcaAAAATCTGTGTGTGCAGATATCCACAGACCtccagcccatcattgagtctgcttattttaaatcaatttcagtaatattattgactaatatgaaagtgtggATGTGATTTATTCACAGTACAGTGTGTAGAGTCGTGTGTTCAGTCTttcagtagagatattatatgagagacgtGCTTtctttaccaaataagtggatctagatggatttgcactgtgaacattaaataaagttaaaaagcttttatttgtttattatttcatatattcagCTTTAACTTACGATCCTCTGAAAATAAAACGCCACAGATTTCTTACCAAGAAATAGcaaaataactaataactaactaaataactaaatgctAATAACTAATGGACTATTGGCACGTGTTTTCTTCAGGCTCTCTCAGACACTGTACAAAAGCGAGTCTCTGCTAATCAGTTTTGTTAATTGTTGGTGGTTTTATTTAACTGTTCTGTAATCATACATGTGCGCCTGCATACACTGCAAAACACGCTGTAGCACTTACATCTCCTGTCTTTCTCTTGTCCAAATCTCTTAAatcttaaatgtgtgtgtgtgtgtgtgtgtgtgtgtgtgtgttagccaGATCAAGTGTAAGGTGTGTTGGACTCACCTGCGGGCACACACTTCTCCTTCTGCTGCAGTTTCCAGCCGTAAGCGCAGGAGCACTCGTATGAATGATAGCCCGGCTTACAGAACTGACTGCAGCCCTTGCTCTTATCTATTAAACACACCGTCTGATCTGGAGGACACGGAAACACCACGAGTCACGGGAGTCAATTAGACAGCAATTCAGTGTCAACATGCGAGCATAGACGGATGAGAGGACTGCCGGTGGATGTGGAGAATTCCCCTCGGCTGTTTCTTCTGTGCAAAGTCAAACTATTGAGGTGGACAGGGAAACTGTGTTGAGGTGAAAACACCCCGTGAGTAAACCAGAGCTAGTGGAGCATTGGCTTATGTGTGAGGCCAGCAGTACGCTGTAACCCGCTCAgcagatgtttgtgtgtgtgatatttaGATGATCTGCTAATTAAAACCCTCCTGATGTCTGTTTTATtgactctgaatctgcgtcttatTTCAGAGGCTTGCTCTGTCCTCTAGAGGGCGCATTTTCAGCTGCATCCGCACACTTCATGCCTTAAATACGCTGTTCTCCAGCATCTGGCAAcccgggtgctgaaatataattggctaatctGGCAGTGGGCAGAGATCAAAACAAAGACATTCTGGCATATAATGCACCGTCTccaagcagaatatctgacttcagcatcgCTACTCAGATAAACAAGCATGCACTAGCATGATTCTGAAATATCCGCACACTTATTATGCTTCAAAAAGGCGAACATCCTCATACCTGTCTCACAGTGTGTTCCCGTGAAGCCGGATTTACAGATGCAGTCGTACCCCCCCACACTATCTGAACACATGGCTCCATTTTTGCATGGCTGGTCAGCACACTGGTCACCATCTAGCATGCAACAAACACCATCAGTGCGCACACAACACACGTCAGCCTACTACAGCTTATATCTATATGACATATATTCATGCATTCAAAAACAAATAAGCTCTTAAAACCGGGGAGATCCGTCACACATCTTCATTATCTGCAACATTTACAACTCACCGATGTAGACCGACCAGAAGATGTCcttaaagaaaacacacacacacacacacacacacacacacacacacacacacacacacaaacagctgtGAATATTAGCAGTGTTAAAGCAGCAATATAATTAGGTTTTAATCAGTTAAACAGCCCTGATTTGAGCGTACACTTTGCCTTTATGGACTGAAGCTTGTGTATTAATCACTGTATTTAATGTGTGAGCAGTCCAAACCCGTGTAAAACACTCAGGCACGAGCATTAATAACATCTGTAGCTTCACCATGAAGACTGTACAGCGTTATTTCAGATTCTATAACTCAATTTAAGCATCTGAACACTGCTGGACTCAGAGAAATCTATGAGGCGCTGGTTATTATAGTTGTGTCTCTGCTCTGCTGTATTCATCAATGCCTGTGATTGAGTTATTATAGCTCATGCAGACGCACTGGCCTACAAAACCCTCTCAACCAATATACACATAACTATGGAGTCAATCCAGGGCCATATACACGTGCAGAATAAAAGAAGGTTAATGCAAAAATtgctatttaaaaattaattttgcttaCAAAAATAAAGGACTGCAAagagaaaattaagttttgagaaacaaaaaaccaaaacaatatttgcaaaacatttataCAGCATTGCCTTTTAAAACGCGGCCAGTTAATTGcagaacatttatttatatatatatatttatttatttatttatatatatatatatatatatatatatatatatatatatatatatatatatatatatatatatatatttatatatacacacacacacacacacacactttttttctttttttattgcaaatattttagattttttgcactgcttgatgtttatttgcagttctttctttgtttgcaaatgtatttttattttacaaaactgtattttccctttgcagttctttatttttgttggcaaaattaatttgtattcctcaaaaataattttttaactgtgattttaattaaattgagAGTTTgggaaatttagattttttattttttgttcaatattttattttttgtttgcaaaactttcttttattttgcaagtatataaatatacacacacacacacacatgcacacgcacacactcactgtCCTGTAGTTGTCCTGGAACACCTCTCTGGCCTCCTCATAGTCACACACTTCCTCTAGGCACTCTCTCTCCAGGTTAGCGGGGAGTTTGGTCTCCTCATCTCCAGTGTTGCTCCTCTTCTGACGGGAGATCACGTTGAGCGCGTCCCACTTCTCCAGGAACACAGGGGCTGAAATGAGCATCATAAGAttaacacacacaaaagctcctgCCACAGACATATTAAAGCCACATTAAAGATGAAAAATCATCGTCTGTGAGCTGTTTAAGCTGAAGTGTGTGTAGtctagtgtgtccacagtcagaCTGCAGTGACAGAAACACAACACGTCTTTAaacatttcctgatgttaaattCAGGCCCACTGCAGCATCGTGAAGCAGGCGAGCAGTTTCTGATTGACAGCCacacattaacatgtctccatattAATGAGTATAAACACATCCACAGGACAGGATTGGCACAGAAACTGGGAGTAAAAGATCTGCTCAACTGGTAACCACTGAGCTTCACAGTAGGAAATACacataccatggaagtcaatggttacaggtttccaaaataAAGTCTTCAGTGTGGAAAAAAGCAAAAGGAAACAAGATAAAATGATAATTCTGTCATGGTTTACTCATCATTCACTCGATATAAACATTCAGGAGTtgctttattctgctgaacactaatgaagatattttgaagaatgttggaaacctgtaaccatactGACTTgcacagtgtttgtttttcctactatggaagtcactggagttcaaaatatcctctttattGTGGAGTATTGTACTGTTAGACGGAGTAAATCATGAATACAtgtgcatttttgggtgaactacccctttaatgacAGCCAATCACTGTTTATGGATAACAAAGAAATCAAACGCTAGGATGCAGTACACTATTACCTAAATTATCCTTTatagaatgtattaaaacataataatgataaataaataggCCAAATAACTA
This portion of the Danio rerio strain Tuebingen ecotype United States chromosome 3, GRCz12tu, whole genome shotgun sequence genome encodes:
- the proza gene encoding protein Z, vitamin K-dependent plasma glycoprotein a precursor (The RefSeq protein has 2 substitutions compared to this genomic sequence), coding for MACLGIYLSLAVLFGFVTAGLHKRSAPVFLEKWDALNVISRQKRSNTGDEETKLPANLERECLEEVCDYEEAREVFQDNYRTDIFWSVYIDGDQCADQPCKNGAMCSDSVGGYDCICKSGFTGTHCETDQTVCLIDKSKGCSQFCKPGYHSYECSCAYGWKLQQKEKCVPAVTFPCGKVGSVSQWERRQSENIKSEYEGFPCGPEECPWQAMLLRGSSGFCSGVILKENLVLTTAQCARKHPDFQVAVGKRMTMFESSGQTLAVRQVHLHPLHSTGTAENDLALLELRDRIIFKKSVAAACLPERDFADRVLTAGQYMGVVTGWKDTPTEDGIEGHLLLNHLSYQTLQDCSRQHSAQVSSNKLMCSLPRAKADCVFGQGSPVLTLHREVFFLTGMVSRPAGADCRSGYILQKVSRALPWLNSIMSP